From one Paramormyrops kingsleyae isolate MSU_618 chromosome 1, PKINGS_0.4, whole genome shotgun sequence genomic stretch:
- the nostrin gene encoding nostrin isoform X2, protein MCSTADIHRTLGNAFQQEAILEIRQVLDEHNKRRRPLDNAVEKTGKLVVTNWNEQLKSKKKLIGLTREHEALFSFVENNKQICTEKEKQKMLNRLTKSAELQVKADEEYFNTNLAGLQFRLKWETTLKNCYQVVQEMEKQRIEILCNILNKYNLHMSSFGQTLIHCQKQIDQAVRRVNAETDIEMLVEQTSTTSEDNKTEFLLPDYFEEDGKTIMGKERRREGMKTKLQRLQESITKAKKDQEGLEKLVKTYLENPSFSNKKNLEETEQLLDEATLKLDLLEATYWKLTCSVADLEGRSKPSHRFANSIAKWKDKDAEHSIVQLTRPIKIKRSPYRARVSMLLAPSWNTLTAETCSSDMDSAASTESLERQQNGHSSGFTDEPGAELASIGKCKALYNFTSDRDDELELKEGDLLDVLEKDQSGWWYGVLNNQRGHFPSTYVEELPTIDITKSSDV, encoded by the exons ATGTGTTCCACAGCGGACATTCACAG aacaCTGGGAAACGCTTTTCAACAAGAAGCCATTCTGGAAATCCGTCAAGTTCTAGATGAACATAACAAGAGGAGGCGGCCG CTAGACAATGCTGTTGAAAAGACAGGGAAGCTTGTGGTTACAAATTGGAATGAACAATTAAAG AGCAAGAAGAAACTAATTGGTTTAACAAGAGAGCATGAAGCCCTTTTCAGTTTTGTGgagaacaacaaacaaatatgtacagagaaagaaaaacagaag ATGCTGAACCGTCTGACAAAGTCTGCAGAACTGCAAGTAAAGGCAGATGAAGAATACTTCAACACCAACCTGGCAGGCCTTCAGTTCAGGCTCAAATGGGAAACCACACTGAAGAACTGCTACCAG GTCGTTCAGGAGATGGAGAAACAGCGCATAGAAATACTCTGTAATATACTGAACAAGTACAACTTGCACATGTCCAGCTTTGGACAGACCCTCATCCAT TGTCAGAAGCAGATAGACCAAGCAGTAAGGAGAGTGAACGCTGAAACGGACATAGAGATGCTGGTTGAGCAGACAAGTACTACTTCAGAAGATAACAAGACTGAGTTCCTGCTCCCTGACTATTTT GAAGAGGACGGCAAAACCATAATGGGGAAAGAGAGACGAAGGGAGGGCATGAAAACAAAACTGCAGCGGCTTCAGGAGAGTATCACAAAAGCAAAGAAGGACCAGGAGG GTTTGGAGAAGTTGGTGAAAACCTACCTGGAAAATCCCTCCTTCTCAAACAAAAAGAATCTGGAAGAGACAGAGCAGCTACTGGATGAG GCCACACTGAAGCTGGATCTCCTTGAAGCTACATACTGGAAACTCACCTGCAGCGTGGCTGACTTAGAAGGGAGGTCAAAGCCTTCACATCGGTTCGCCAACAGCATCGCCAAATGGAAAGATAAG GACGCCGAGCACAGCATAGTGCAGCTGACACGTCCCATTAAGATAAAGAGGTCTCCGTACAGGGCGAGGGTGTCCATGCTGCTGGCTCCCAGCTGGAACACTTTAACTGCAGAGACTTGCTCTAGTGATATGGACTCTGCTGCCTCTACTGAGAGTTTAGAGAGACAGCAAAATGGACACAGCTCTGGGTTTACTGACGAACCAG GTGCAGAGCTTGCCAGCATTGGCAAATGCAAAGCTCTATATAACTTCACATCAGACAGAGACGACGAGTTAGAGCTAAAAGAAG GTGACCTCTTAGATGTCTTAGAAAAGGACCAGAGCGGTTGGTGGTATGGGGTGTTGAATAACCAAAGAGGTCACTTCCCATCAACTTACGTGGAGGAGCTTCCAACCATTGACATCACAAAATCTTCTGATGTGTGA
- the nostrin gene encoding nostrin isoform X1 has product MKDPLNGCTYNLLYQDLKKFSKNGEYFCKELMSVFQQRAELEISYAKGLQKLAGKLIKASRGMIRNSTYNAWAHISDEMCSTADIHRTLGNAFQQEAILEIRQVLDEHNKRRRPLDNAVEKTGKLVVTNWNEQLKSKKKLIGLTREHEALFSFVENNKQICTEKEKQKMLNRLTKSAELQVKADEEYFNTNLAGLQFRLKWETTLKNCYQVVQEMEKQRIEILCNILNKYNLHMSSFGQTLIHCQKQIDQAVRRVNAETDIEMLVEQTSTTSEDNKTEFLLPDYFEEDGKTIMGKERRREGMKTKLQRLQESITKAKKDQEGLEKLVKTYLENPSFSNKKNLEETEQLLDEATLKLDLLEATYWKLTCSVADLEGRSKPSHRFANSIAKWKDKDAEHSIVQLTRPIKIKRSPYRARVSMLLAPSWNTLTAETCSSDMDSAASTESLERQQNGHSSGFTDEPGAELASIGKCKALYNFTSDRDDELELKEGDLLDVLEKDQSGWWYGVLNNQRGHFPSTYVEELPTIDITKSSDV; this is encoded by the exons ATGAAGGACCCACTCAACGGATGCACA TACAACCTGCTGTACCAAGACCTTAAGAAGTTTTCAAAAAATGGAGAGTATTTCTGCAAGGAACTTATGTCAGTCTTCCAGCAAAG GGCTGAGCTAGAAATCAGTTACGCCAAAGGTCTGCAGAAGCTGGCGGGCAAACTCATCAAAGCATCCAGAGGAATGATCAGGAA CTCCACTTACAATGCCTGGGCACACATCTCAGATGAAATGTGTTCCACAGCGGACATTCACAG aacaCTGGGAAACGCTTTTCAACAAGAAGCCATTCTGGAAATCCGTCAAGTTCTAGATGAACATAACAAGAGGAGGCGGCCG CTAGACAATGCTGTTGAAAAGACAGGGAAGCTTGTGGTTACAAATTGGAATGAACAATTAAAG AGCAAGAAGAAACTAATTGGTTTAACAAGAGAGCATGAAGCCCTTTTCAGTTTTGTGgagaacaacaaacaaatatgtacagagaaagaaaaacagaag ATGCTGAACCGTCTGACAAAGTCTGCAGAACTGCAAGTAAAGGCAGATGAAGAATACTTCAACACCAACCTGGCAGGCCTTCAGTTCAGGCTCAAATGGGAAACCACACTGAAGAACTGCTACCAG GTCGTTCAGGAGATGGAGAAACAGCGCATAGAAATACTCTGTAATATACTGAACAAGTACAACTTGCACATGTCCAGCTTTGGACAGACCCTCATCCAT TGTCAGAAGCAGATAGACCAAGCAGTAAGGAGAGTGAACGCTGAAACGGACATAGAGATGCTGGTTGAGCAGACAAGTACTACTTCAGAAGATAACAAGACTGAGTTCCTGCTCCCTGACTATTTT GAAGAGGACGGCAAAACCATAATGGGGAAAGAGAGACGAAGGGAGGGCATGAAAACAAAACTGCAGCGGCTTCAGGAGAGTATCACAAAAGCAAAGAAGGACCAGGAGG GTTTGGAGAAGTTGGTGAAAACCTACCTGGAAAATCCCTCCTTCTCAAACAAAAAGAATCTGGAAGAGACAGAGCAGCTACTGGATGAG GCCACACTGAAGCTGGATCTCCTTGAAGCTACATACTGGAAACTCACCTGCAGCGTGGCTGACTTAGAAGGGAGGTCAAAGCCTTCACATCGGTTCGCCAACAGCATCGCCAAATGGAAAGATAAG GACGCCGAGCACAGCATAGTGCAGCTGACACGTCCCATTAAGATAAAGAGGTCTCCGTACAGGGCGAGGGTGTCCATGCTGCTGGCTCCCAGCTGGAACACTTTAACTGCAGAGACTTGCTCTAGTGATATGGACTCTGCTGCCTCTACTGAGAGTTTAGAGAGACAGCAAAATGGACACAGCTCTGGGTTTACTGACGAACCAG GTGCAGAGCTTGCCAGCATTGGCAAATGCAAAGCTCTATATAACTTCACATCAGACAGAGACGACGAGTTAGAGCTAAAAGAAG GTGACCTCTTAGATGTCTTAGAAAAGGACCAGAGCGGTTGGTGGTATGGGGTGTTGAATAACCAAAGAGGTCACTTCCCATCAACTTACGTGGAGGAGCTTCCAACCATTGACATCACAAAATCTTCTGATGTGTGA